Proteins from one Desertifilum tharense IPPAS B-1220 genomic window:
- a CDS encoding SDR family oxidoreductase: MKAFVAGATGETGRRIVQELVKRNIPVRALVRNLEKGSSILPAEAELVTGDVLKPESLSNALGDSTVLLCATGASPGLDPTGPFKVDYEGTKNLVEAAKANGIEHFVFVSSLCVSRLFHPLNLFWLILVWKKQAEEYLQKSGLTYTIVRPGGLKNEDNSFPVVMQAADTLFDGSIPRRKVAQVCVEALFEPQARNKVVEVVAKPDAPEKTYPQLFTSTL, from the coding sequence ATGAAAGCCTTTGTCGCAGGAGCAACCGGAGAAACTGGGCGTCGCATTGTCCAAGAACTGGTTAAGCGAAATATTCCCGTTCGGGCTTTAGTCCGCAATTTAGAAAAAGGGAGTTCCATTTTACCTGCTGAAGCCGAACTTGTGACCGGGGATGTCCTGAAACCTGAAAGCCTCAGCAACGCTTTAGGGGATAGTACGGTACTTTTATGTGCAACTGGGGCAAGCCCCGGTCTAGATCCGACTGGGCCGTTTAAAGTGGATTATGAGGGGACAAAAAATCTGGTTGAAGCAGCAAAGGCAAACGGAATTGAGCATTTTGTCTTTGTGTCTTCTTTATGTGTTTCGCGGTTATTCCATCCTTTGAACTTGTTTTGGTTAATCCTGGTGTGGAAAAAGCAAGCTGAGGAGTATTTGCAAAAAAGCGGTTTGACTTACACTATCGTCCGTCCGGGAGGACTCAAAAATGAGGATAATTCCTTTCCTGTCGTGATGCAGGCGGCGGATACGCTGTTTGATGGCAGCATTCCGCGTCGCAAAGTGGCTCAAGTTTGCGTTGAGGCCCTGTTTGAACCGCAGGCCCGCAATAAAGTTGTCGAAGTTGTTGCTAAACCAGACGCCCCCGAAAAGACTTACCCACAACTATTCACCAGTACGTTATAG
- a CDS encoding DUF1997 domain-containing protein has protein sequence MQLPNREHQLFESSEVILGATPTFAVYEEVKIEEPATVEPTQFYTRYEDFMEMNASPEQVAAYLDVHEEWFTRCAHPMKVEPLGKNGYALVIGKFGSFGYEVEPKVGLELKPQDEGVYRIETREIPDYVAPGYEVDFKAAMELLELPGTAQAMTRVQWQLDLTVSLRFPKFIHALPQSLIQKTGDRLLAQIVRQVSRRLTHKVQTDFHASRNLALPKMKR, from the coding sequence ATGCAGCTACCAAATCGCGAACATCAACTCTTTGAGTCTTCTGAGGTTATTTTGGGGGCAACCCCAACGTTTGCAGTTTACGAGGAGGTTAAGATTGAGGAACCCGCAACGGTTGAACCCACTCAGTTTTACACGCGCTATGAAGATTTCATGGAGATGAATGCCAGCCCCGAACAGGTAGCGGCGTATTTAGATGTCCATGAGGAATGGTTTACCCGTTGCGCCCACCCGATGAAGGTGGAACCTTTGGGTAAAAATGGTTATGCGTTGGTCATTGGCAAGTTTGGCTCATTTGGCTATGAGGTTGAACCCAAGGTGGGTTTAGAACTCAAACCCCAGGATGAAGGCGTCTATCGGATTGAAACGCGCGAAATTCCTGACTATGTTGCCCCAGGGTATGAAGTTGATTTTAAGGCGGCGATGGAGTTATTAGAACTACCCGGTACTGCCCAGGCGATGACGCGGGTGCAATGGCAGTTAGATTTAACGGTTTCTCTACGTTTTCCTAAGTTTATCCACGCGTTACCCCAGTCTTTAATTCAGAAAACAGGCGATCGCTTATTAGCACAAATTGTCCGTCAAGTGTCCCGCCGTTTAACTCATAAGGTCCAAACTGATTTTCACGCATCGCGGAATCTGGCGCTACCCAAGATGAAGCGATAG